The following proteins are encoded in a genomic region of Colletotrichum higginsianum IMI 349063 chromosome 9, whole genome shotgun sequence:
- a CDS encoding Glucanase: MHFASILTVLFTLGAASAYPRHATRGLRPRCTGSSNHTTNPFEGRKLYANPDWAEKLEETYASFAAEGDAENAAKVRAIQDIGTFVWISNTASLPAIDAAVERARAVQAKTGEKQIVGLVLYNLPDRDCSAGESAGEFSSEADGLRLYKETYIKPYAEKLAAARDLTFAVVLEPDSLANLVTNLHVEFCAKAQPVYEEGVAHAIASLQFDHVNLYIDAAHGGWLGWEPNLLPSAKIFAKVVQKAGNNTKIRGFSTNVSNYNPFHANPRANYTEWSPSWDENHYALSLAPYLEAEGLPSRFIIDQGRVSNSREEWGEWCNVSPAGFGVKPGTPVNNTHVDSIVWVKPGGESDGRCGLEGAPRAGVWFNDYVRMLVKNADPSIVAKEV, translated from the exons ATGCATTTCGCTTCCATTCTCACCGTTCTCTTCACCCTCGGCGCGGCCTCGGCCTACCCACGTCACGCCACTAGAGGCCTCCGTCCCCGCTGCACGGGATCGTCCAACCACACGACCAACCCCTTCGAGGGCAGGAAGCTGTACGCGAACCCGGACTgggccgagaagctcgaggagacgTACGCCTCcttcgcggccgagggcgacgccgagaacgccGCCAAGGTCCGCGCGATCCAGGACATCGGCACCTTTGTCTGGATCTCCAACACGGCGAGCCTGcccgccatcgacgccgccgtcgagcgcgcgcgcgcggtCCAGGCCAAGACGGGCGAGAAGCAGATCGTCGGTCTCGTGCTGTACAACCTGCCCGACAGGGACTGCAGCGCCGGCGAGAGCGCGGGCGAGTTCAGCAGCGAGGCGGATGGCCTGCGGCTGTACAAGGAGACGTACATCAAGCCGTACGCGgagaagctcgccgccgcgcgcgACCTGACCTTTGCCGTCGTGCTGGAGCCCGACTCCCTCGCCAACCTCGTCACGAACTTG CACGTCGAGTTCTGTGCCAAGGCCCAGCCGGTGTacgaggagggcgtcgcGCATGCCATCGCCAGCTTGCAGTTCGACCACGTGAACCTGTATATCGATGCAGCCCATGGAGGGTGGTTGGGCTGGGAACCAAATCTGCTCCCTT CGGCCAAGATCTTCGCCAAGGTCGTCCAGAAGGCGGgcaacaacaccaagatCCGCGGATTCTCCACAAACGTCTCGAACTAT AACCCGTTTCACGCAAACCCGCGGGCCAACTACACAGAGTGGAGTCCGTCGTGGGATGAAAACCACTATGCGCTCTCCCTGGCCCCCtacctcgaggccgaagggCTGCCCTCGCGCTTCATCATCGACCAGGGCCGCGTGTCCAACAGCAGAGAGGAGTGGGGGGAGTGGTGCAACGTCAGCCCGGCCGGGTTCGGCGTGAAGCCCGGCACGCCGGTCAACAACACCCACGTGGACTCCATCGTGTGGGTGAAACCTGGCGGCGAGAGCGACGGACGATGCGGGCTCGAGGGCGCGCCCCGGGCCGGGGTTTGGTTCAACGACTATGTGCGGATGCTCGTGAAGAACGCCGACCCTTCCATCGTGGCGAAGGAGGTCTAG
- a CDS encoding Cytochrome p450 family protein: protein MTVTASAPFQFAVDHPLVTIIAVIASLCVLVAQRSSQDAPPSLPEALPFISNTYQYMTDLPTLMDRVSHAMKRSDVVRVWLGPMRVYLVKGGESVQAMFRASSTFSYEKFILMVIKNLQGSSKEDVGKFVNDKSGVSKTPAPGWEDLPPERRYWYQIHHLAVDNLSRAGPTGHLIGLYTRFLGEALEKQPLGEWATVRLFDLLREDMGESALRSLCGTRILEVLPDYIQQFWRFDSIGFQAVYGLPKWINPKPAEERDRLSDMTQKFLKEAFATFDWDGPDAESDWEPILGSRYIRLLLKWLADSDMTMRTMAGFHMISVLGVNANTIPVTAWAMMEVLQDRELLEAVREEALQAMVRDPATGERSFDAAKLVSMPLLQSVYVECMRLHVSIAITREVLETTTLRGFRLEKGSLIQAPTNLMHFDEQVWGHEEHPATEFWAGRHVKQAEGLDEEGTGRVSAKRQFVMAGKPSEFFPYGGGVSICPGRFIAKQEIILTIAMLVTRFDMEFVEWTCEDGSKSDRPPVDDKHYFGSAAVPPDRDVRVRWKRLW, encoded by the exons ATGACCGTCACCGCGTCTGCCCCGTTCCAGTTCGCCGTTGACCATCCTCTTGTTACGATCATTGCAGTTATCGCATCTCTCTGCGTGCTCGTCGCCCAGCGCTCAAGCCAAGATGccccgccctccctccccgagGCCCTGCCGTTCATCAGCAACACGTACCAATACATGACGGATCTGCCGACTTTGATGGACCGCGTCAG CCACGCGATGAAGCGCAGCGACGTCGTCAGAGTCTGGCTCGGCCCCATGCGCGTGTATCTTgtcaagggcggcgagagcgTGCAGGCCATGTTCCGCGCGTCGTCCACCTTCAGCTACGAAAAGTTCATCCTCATGGTGATCAAAAACCTACAGGGCTCGTCCAAAGAAGACGTTGGCAAGTTCGTCAACGACAAGTCGGGCGTCTCCAAGACGCCGGCCCCGGGCTGGGAAGACCTGCCGCCGGAGCGGAGGTACTGGTATCAGATCCaccacctcgccgtcgacaaccTCTCCAGGGCCGGCCCCACAGGCCACCTGATCGGTCTGTACACGAGGTTTCTCGGCGAGGCCTTGGAGAAGCAGCCTCTGGGCGAGTGGGCGACGGTCCGGCTGTTTGACCTGTTAAGGGAGGATATGGGCGAGAGCGCGCTCCGCTCCCTGTGCGGTACACGGATTCTGGAAGTGTTGCCCGACTACATCCAACAGTTCTGGCGGTTCGACAGTATCGGGTTCCAGGCGGTGTACGGTCTTCCCAAGTGGATAAATCCCAAGCCCGCCGAGGAACGCGATAGGCTGAGCGACATGACGCAAAAGTTCCTAAAGGAGGCGTTTGCCACGTTCGACTGGGATGGGCCCGATGCCGAGTCGGACTGGGAACCGATTCTCGGGTCTCGCTACATACGCCTGCTTCTGAAATGGCTGGCGGACAGTGACATGACCATGCGAACCATGGCTGGATTCCACATGATCTCGGTACTTGG CGTCAACGCAAACACCATACCGGTGACAGCGTGGGCCATGATGGAAGTCTTACAGGACCGCGAGCTGCTTGAGGCAGTCCGCGAAGAGGCCCTCCAGGCCATGGTACGAGACCCGGCGACGGGAGAGCGCTCCTTCGACGCGGCGAAGCTCGTCTCGATGCCTCTGCTGCAGTCCGTCTACGTTGAGTGCATGCGCCTCCACGTCTCCATAGCCATCACgcgcgaggtcctcgagacgacgacgctccGCGGCTTCCGCCTGGAAAAGGGGTCGCTCATCCAGGCCCCGACGAACCTGATGCACTTCGACGAGCAGGTCTGGGGTCATGAGGAGCATCCAGCCACGGAGTTCTGGGCAGGTAGGCACGtgaagcaggccgaggggTTGGATGAGGAGGGGACGGGCCGCGTGTCGGCGAAGAGGCAGTTCGTCATGGCCGGGAAGCCGAGTGAATTCTTTCCGTACG GTGGAGGGGTTTCAATCTGCCCGGGACGCTTCATCGCAAAGCAGGAGATCATTTTGACCATCGCCATGCTCGTGACGAGGTTCGACATGGAGTTTGTCGAGTGGACGTGCGAGGACGGGTCCAAGTCCGACCGGCCCCCGGTTGACGACAAGCATTATTTCGGATCGGCCGCTGTGCCTCCTGATAGGGATGTCAGAGTTCGCTGGAAGAGGCTGTGGTAA
- a CDS encoding Integral membrane protein pth11-like protein gives MSSEADRFIREVWGLQGAAYLVVGLRYYSRISTLGWQKFAWDDALMGLATLVYTAEAVAAYFVVAYWRGLANNGMTDEQRAAVDPASEEWLLRVNGSKTHVIGLLLYTTLLWLLKGCWVVYYSRLTNGVHNMKRIIFWAAVIMPATYVACLLVAFCKCIPFQNQWQINPSPGNSCMPAISFVQTIFVMAMNTATDFYLMAIPLPMVWKSHLPWRKKATLMIMFSGGFLEMAFGILRCVSILTVGDVDPAQSGYWSVRESFVSFVLTNMPMVYPLFKGVIEKSRNLSTNNNSALSDSNGYRLGSYTGKQRPKSGSHPLSIPNGTKWGSDEHIVPGTADKSISDGEEAFVKAFDRVYRCPQSPCLRQGFNVAKVVVGNDQGYFQSMDGGNHLVNAEKHQITVTTEYMISRATPEPEMQERRHR, from the exons ATGTCCTCCGAGGCCGACAGATTCATTCGAGAGGTCTGGGGCCTGCAAGGTGCCGCGTATCTTGTAGTCGGCCTGCGGTACTACAGCCGCATCTCTACGTTGGGATGGCAAAAGTTTGCTTGGGACGATGCTCTGATGGGCCTTGCAACT CTTGTTTACACGGCCGAAGCAGTAGCTGCATATTTCGTTGTGGCATACTGGAGAGGATTGGCCAACAATGGCATGACAGACGAGCAGCGAGCCGCGGTCGACCCGGCATCAGAAGAATGGCTGTTACGAGTCAATGGCTCAAAGACTCATGTCATCGGACTTCTTCTCTATACGACTCTCCTGTGGCTGTTGAAGGGATGTTGGGTCGTCTATTACTCGCGACTGAC TAATGGTGTACACAACATGAAACGGATCATATTCTGGGCTGCAGTCATCATGCCAGCTACCTACGTCGCTTGTCTCTTGGTTGCCTTCTGCAAATGCATACCTTTCCAGAACCAATGGCAGATTAACCCTTCACCAGGGA ACTCATGTATGCCCGCAATATCATTCGTTCAGACCATTTTCGTTATGGCGATGAACACCGCTACCGACTTTTACCTCATGGCCATCCCACTACCC ATGGTTTGGAAGTCCCATCTTCCCTGGCGGAAGAAGGCTACTCTCATGATCATGTTTAGTGGAGGATTCCTCGAGATGGCGTTCGGTATCCTGCGCTGCGTTTCCATTCTTACT GTTGGCGATGTCGACCCTGCGCAATCCGGATACTGGTCCGTCCGAGAATCTTTCGTCTCCTTTGTGCTCACCAACATGCCCATGGTCTATCCCCTCTTCAAGGGTGTCATCGAAAAGAGCCGCAACCTGAGCacaaacaacaacagcgCACTAAGCGACAGCAACGGCTACCGTCTCGGTAGCTACACGGGGAAACAAAGACCCAAGAGCGGAAGCCACCCACTGTCTATTCCAAACGGGACAAAGTGGGGTTCCGACGAGCACATTGTCCCCGGCACTGCCGACAAGTCTATCtccgatggcgaggaggctTTCGTCAAAGCTTTCGACAGGGTGTATCGATGCCCTCAGAGTCCCTGCTTACGGCAGGGCTTCAACGTTGCTAAGGTCGTAGTAGGGAATGACCAAGGCTATTTCCAATCGATGGATGGAGGGAACCATCTGGTGAACGCTGAAAAGCACCAGATTACGGTTACGACAGAGTACATGATATCCAGAGCCACCCCAGAGCCTGAAATGCAAGAAAGAAGACACcgttga
- a CDS encoding Phenol hydroxylase, translating to MASDQVPESNVDVLIIGAGPSGLMAAAWMAHCGVNARIVDKRNSKILCGQADGLQCRSLEIFDSLGFADRAWKEANHMIENPGNDGIIRRSDRIPDTIVGLSRFQQIVLQQGRIERFFLENIKKHSKDQIRVERGVLPESLEIDVSKVDDDSAYPVTVKLRQLSEEEAAPPQAANASRVPDGLFRSNLVQDDDEEDLIKMSRARAGESEIVHAKYVIGCDGARSWTRRALGLELQGEATDFIWGVMDIIPITDFQRRIADIRMRCAIHSAENGSLMVIPRENKLVRLYIQLKEVTPDASGRADRSKITPEIIFGAAQNILSPYKIDYEYCDWWTAYQIGQRVGTTYDAHSRVFLAGDAVHTHSPKAGQGMNVSMQDTYNLGWKVALAVKGIAKRDILSTYQSERRRVAQDLIEFDHRFSRLFSGRPAKDVMDAEGVSMEAFKDAFLKGNLFASGLSVDYGASNLVVKAGDALKQGDGSKALRGVATISEKEFRRKQALASGLPVGMRFNSFKVLNQACARPWHFQERLKADGRFRVVLFAGNVLDASQKARVDRFCAALDAPDSFLHRATPPKAPIDSVIEVLTVHSAKRTDTELLRDFPDILHPFDPHTGWDYNKVFVDDESYHEGHGEAYRNYGIDRQRGCAVVVRPDQYVAWIGELEDFDGLQKYFEGCLVLGHRVANGINGTNGVNGHANGVDGTTLPIRRPTQHKQVVTISSNRQHEGSSVPPVLVNLAASASAVGVDLHTNNDCNGINSDIYYGIDGSSSPYLSGVFHCSALGFHIAYKTKSTPSLVL from the exons ATGGCCAGTGATCAAGTTCCCGAATCCAACGTCGACGT gctcatcatcggcgccggccctTCGGG GTTGATGGCCGCTGCATGGATGGCTCACTGCGGCGTAAACGCCCGCATTGTCGACAAGAGAAACTCCAAGATCCTCTGCGGGCAGGCCGATGGTCTCCAGTGCCGCAGTCTGGAGATATTCGACTCGCTTGGTTTCGCGGACCGGGCATGGAAGGAGGCTAACCACATGATTGAG AACCCCGGCAACGACGGCATCATCCGCCGCAGTGACAGGATCCCAGACACCATTGTGGGCCTGTCCCGTTTCCAGCAGATCGTCCTGCAGCAGGGCCGGATCGAGCGCTTTTTTCTCGAGAACATTAAGAAGCACTCAAAGGACCAGATCAGAgtcgagcgcggcgtccTGCCCGAATCTCTTGAGATCGACGTGtccaaggtcgacgacgactcggCCTACCCGGTGACTGTGAAGCTGCGCCAGCTCTCGGAAGAAGAGGCTGCTCCTCCCCAAGCAGCGAACGCGAGTAGGGTTCCCGACGGCCTCTTCCGGAGCAACCTCGTgcaggacgacgatgaggaagacTTGATCAAGATGAGCCGAGCGAGAGCCGGAGAAAGCGAGATCGTCCACGCCAAATACGTCATTGGCTGTGATGGTGCTCGCAGCTGGACGAGAAGGGCTCTTGGATTGGAGCTCCAAGGAGAGGCTACTGATTTCATCTGGGGTGTCATGGACATCATTCCCATCACCGACTTCC AGAGACGTATAGCCGATATCCGTATGCGTTGCGCCATCCACTCTGCCGAGAACGGCAGCTTGATGGTCATCCCGAGAGAGAACAAGCTTGTCCGCCTCTATATCCAACTGAAGGAGGTCACCCCCGACGCGTCAGGACGAGCGGACCGCTCCAAGATCACCCCCGAAATCATCTTTGGCGCCGCCCAGAATATTCTGAGCCCCTACAAGATCGATTACGAGTATTGCGACTGGTGGACTGCGTACCAG ATTGGCCAAAGAGTAGGCACCACTTATGATGCCCACAGTCGTGTCTTCCTCGCCGGGGATGCTGTCCACACCCACTCCCCCAAGGCCGGCCAAGGCATGAACGTCTCCATGCAAGACACCTACAACCTCGGTTGGAAAGTCGCCCTGGCCGTCAAGGGCATCGCCAAGCGCGACATCTTGAGCACTTACCAGAGcgagcgccgccgcgtcgcccAGGACCTGATCGAGTTCGACCACCGTTTCAGCCGCCTCTTCTCTGGCCGTCCGGCCAAGGACGTCATggatgccgagggcgtcaGCATGGAGGCTTTCAAAGACGCCTTCCTCAAGGGCAACTTGTTCGCCTCTGGCTTGTCCGTCGATTACGGCGCCAgcaacctcgtcgtcaaggccggcgacgcgtTGAAGCAGGGCGACGGTAGCAAGGCTCTCAGGGGCGTTGCTACCATTTCCGAGAAGGAGTTCCGGAGGAAACAGGCTCTCGCTTCTGGGCTGCCCGTCGGTATGCGTTTCAACAGCTTTAAAGTCCTCAACCAGGCGTGTGCCCGCCCCTGGCACTTTCAAGAGAGGCTCAAGGCGGACGGCCGCTTCcgcgtcgtcctcttcgccgGAAATGTCCTGGATGCCTCACAGAAGGCCCGCGTCGATAGATTCTGCGCCGCGCTTGACGCTCCGGACAGCTTTCTGCACAGGGCCACTCCCCCCAAGGCCCCTATCGACAGCGTCATCGAGGTTCTCACGGTACACTCCGCGAAGCGAACCGACACGGAGCTGCTGAGGGACTTCCCAGACATCTTGCACCCCTTCGACCCCCACACCGGCTGGGACTACAATAAGGTCTTTGTGGACGACGAGAGCTACCACGAAGGCCACGGCGAGGCTTACAGGAACTATGGCATCGACAGGCAGAGGGGTTGCGCTGTTGTGGTGCGGCCTGATCAGTACGTCGCTTGgatcggcgagctcgaggactttGATGGATTGCAAAAGTATTTTGAAGGCTGTCTTGTCCTGGGGCATCGTGTCGCGAATGGTATTAATGGCACAAACGGGGTAAACGGACATGCAAATGGCGTTGACGGGACGACGTTGCCTATTCGGAG ACCGACGCAACATAAGCAAGTTGTCACTATCTCCTCTAATCGACAACACGAAGGCTCGTCTGTACCACCCGTCCTCGTCAATCTTGCTGCCTCGGCCTCAGCTGTTGGCGTTGACCTACACACGAACAACGACTGCAACGGCATCAACTCGGACATCTACTACGGCATCGACGGTAGTAGTAGCCCCTATCTGTCCGGCGTCTTCCACTGTTCCGCGCTAGGGTTCCACATTGCATACAAGACCAAGTCCACACCGTCGTTGGTGTTGTGA